TAAAGGATGTTGTGTCATTTCCTAGAAACACAATAACTTCGGGATAAAATAGAATGATGTCACACTAGTTTGAGTCTAAGAATTCACCCTACTTTTCCTGAGAGGGTTTCAGTACTTGGTGTCAcaagagaataagaaaaattGATGTTTCTTTATGATTATTCTCTAGAGGACTGTAAGTTCTCTTGAGCGGTTTAACTAAAGTCCTGTTTGCAACTTTCAAGACTCCTATGCTGAAAACGCAGGAAAAAATGGTTGGCTGCTGGCTTTTCACATCTGGTCCCGTGTCACTGAGTGTCAAAATCGAAAGAAAGGGCTACTGCAACGGTAAGTAGCATGCTTAAAGAAGTCCAAGAGGAAGACTCTCTGATTTTACTAGACGATTTCAGTGATGTAAAGCACTGAGTTTTATAACCTATAAAATACTTTGTATTTTGCGATATAATtagcatttatatattttaagggCATGCATAATAGGCTTTAATAAAACTCCCTTTTTTTCTAACTCCAATCTTGTTGCTTTAGTAACAAAATGAAACAGGAGAGTGGGGAAATGCTGGCACCTTACCTTAATGCTGCACAAGAAGATACAGAGCTCTTGCAGAATTAGGGGATAGACGTGTAATGTTTTGAACTAACTTGTCTGCCCCATCCTTGTTTGTGCCTTACCATTATGAATTCCTGAGATGCCAAGGCTCTGCTTGCTGTTGGGCAGGTTTTCATTCCATGGGCTCTACTGGGGTTATTAGTAAGCTTTATACTTAGCCTCCTATTGCATCATTTCTTTATATGCCTTATCTTAATTTATGCATATCGCTTATTTACTTATCTTGAGGCTTGTTACTGTTGTCCTTTTACAGTGGAAAAGTGAATAGTGCCATTGGTATGAAATGTTGCCTTCTGTAGTGAGTGACCATTCCTCTCCCTACCATTCCTCACAGGAGCTTCCGTTCAGGGCTTCAGCTGCGTTGGGCTGCTGGAGTGTTAACTGATGTCTTGAGAGTGTTCTGAAATGTCCCTGGATCCATCgtgtttcccttctcttttcaggAGAAGCTATTCCCATCTATGCAGAAATAGAGAATTGTTCATCTCGCCTGGTTGTCCCTAAGGCGGCCATATACCAAACCCAGACATATTTGGCTAGTGGAAAGACGAAGACAGTCCGGCACATGGTTGCCAATGTTCGAGGAAACCACATTGGTTCTGGAAGTACAGACACATGGAACGGGAAAATGTTAAAAATCCCACCTGTTACTCCATCCATCCTGGATTGCTGCATTATCAGAGTGGACTATTCCTTAGCTGTAAGCAAAGCTTctagaataattaaaaatacataaaacagctgggtgttggtggcgcacgcctttaatcccagcacttgggaggcagaggcaggcagatctctgtgagctagcggccagcctggtctccagagtgagtgccaggataggctccaaagctacacagagaaaccctgtctcgaagaaacaacaacaacaacaaaaatacataaaacagagCAGTAATCCACACATTACAAATATTATCTCTAATTATTGCTTTAACACTTGGGAAGATGTTAACGTTACTACCATTTGTGGGTATATGAAGATGGGCCTTCACTGTTACTAAAAATCTTCTCTACCTAGGGAAATTTAACGAAATAAACTTAAAGGAATTGAGGTGATGTGAGAAGTGTTTGTTACACTGAAGCataggttcaatttccaggatgGTTACAAGCTCTGTTACCTTTACAGTAAAACACGTGCCACAGTTTCCTGTCACAAGGTTGTCCTGTAGTTAGTGTTTATTCATCTTATTTGTTCGTCATTTTGTCTAGTCAGGACGGTTTACGTTTGTCATGCAATGGCTTGGTGGAAGACAAAGGCATTTGTTTCTATGTAAAGGAAGCTGAATCAGCTTAGTTCCCATGAGATTTACCCCAAATCTGTGCTGTTCTCTCCCTCACACATGGTTTTCTTTTGTACATATTAGGTATACATTCACATTCCTGGTGCTAAAAAACTGATGCTGGAGCTGCCTCTAGTTATTGGTACGATTCCATACAGTGGCTTTGGCAGAAGAAACAGCAGTGTCGCAAGCCAGTTCAGTATGGACATGAGCTGGTTGGCACTAGCCCTGCCGGAGCAGCCTGAAGGTAAAGCATTTATGTCTTTTACAGTGATGTTTTAGATACAGACTAGCTGTAAACAGAACATGACAGGAGCAAGTGTCACATGTCAGCTCTCCCCACCACATTAGGGTGTACATGTTCTTTTGGCAGTGACCAAATGCCTGGCAAGCAGACACCAAAAGGCAAAAGCCTTCATTTGACTTAGATTTTGAGGGTACAGCATAGATGGCAGTGAGAGAGTTTTAGCTGTGGTTGCACAGCATAGATGGCAGTGAGAGAGTTTTAGCTGTGGTTGCACAGCATAGATGGCAGTGAGAGAGTTTTAGCTGTGGTTGCACAGCATAGATGGCAGTGAGAGAGTTTTAGCTGTGGTTGCAGGAGtatgaggcagctggccacagtGCATCCAcaatctggaagcagagagagatgtgTGCTGGTTCTCAGTGTACCCCACCTCTCTTAACTGAGTCTGAGAAACCCTGGCCTATGGGACAAAACTGCTCACATCAAAGTGGTTCTTCCTTCTTCAGTCTAGTCTCTGGGAACTCCCTCATAGACATGGCCAGTGTTctatctcctaggtgattctaagtcCAGTCCACTACTCTTGTTTTATACTACTAGAATTATATAACATCACTGGAAGAGGAACCTTGAATGTTTACTTTAGCCATGACACAAAGCCAGTGACAAACCCAGGAATAAAGTGTACATCTCCTGAGGCTAATTTATAATATTAAGGCAGTGAGAAATGTTCCAATAGACAAATAGACTGTTACAGATTTTCTATagccctggcccaggatgatgtggtagactttggggagccccttttggggagtggaggggggatggctaggggcaggtgggatgttgggggggaggggagggagagggagaagggattgacatctgaagcaagcttgttcctaatttgaactaataaaataaaataaagtaaaagagatGTTTATTTGCCTTAGATTGTGCCATGTAAATCACAAAGAATGTcgttgaaaataaaatgtaattgatTTTAAGTAACTGTGTATTAGGGGAACCAAAACTTTTCTCATGATGGCCACAGAATCTTCAGTTTGGCTCCTTCCCTTTTGTTAGAGTTCAGAAGACACAAATGAATTTTGGCAGTTTTGCACAGATttctgacctcaaactccattTCTATTTCAGCACCACCAAATTACGCAGATGTGGTATCCGAGGAAGAATTCTCCCGACACACTCCTCCATACCCACAGCCCCCTGACTGTGAGGGAGAAGCCTGCTActccatgtttgcctgcatacaAGAATTCCGGTTTCAGCCTCCACCTCTTTATTCAGAGGTAAGGAAAATTAGACTCATTATGCCATCTACAGACAATCACTTGCTCCCCTCCATTCATTAATGTGCCGTTGCTGACTCATAATTGGTTGCAAATACGCATAAACTTGTTCTTACAACTTGAAAAATTATCACAGCCACTTAGCACATTTTCTGCTATTTACCTTGTGATCTATGGCCTGCATATGCAGTATCGTGGGTTGccttgaaaatgttttatttggccATAGAAGATGAGAACTCAGCAGCCAGTGGAGGACTTAATAACAGATGCTAAGCAACTTAAGCTTACAGCTATCAAGTAATTAGAAGCAGGTAGGAGGACCAAGGTGCTTCAGCCATTACCTGGCTCTTCTGTCTTGTAGGTTGATCCACATCCTGGTGATGCCGAAGAGGCCCAGCCTGTTTCCTTCATGCTTTGAAGAGATTCCAGAATTCACTGTGTTGCTACCAACTTAGACTATTGGTTCTTTCGTCTGCCTTATTGGAGGAGAAAATTACCTTAAGACCATTGATGCACTCCAAGTGTGAAGACAGAGATGAAAGAATAGAACTCTTTAGTGGGCCAGTGGGATGGTTACACAAGTTTATAGGGTGGGGTCAGTTGTCCCCTTTAAAAGTGGATGGAAATATGAGCTGAAAAACCGGAAGTCCTGGTGATGGGAGAGGAGGTGAAGGAATGAACGCCTGCAATGTCGGAGAGAGGAGTCCTAAGGAACTGGAATGATACTGGAGTGCACTCTGACCAGGGTTCACACAGTTATGAACTTATAGGCTTGGTAGGAAGACCTGATTTTGGGGAAACAAGACAGCTTTGATGTGACTGTGAATGAGGAAATGGTCTACTTTAATGGAATTGAGGTCCCCAGGTTTCAGGGTCTTCATGATTTCTTACCCTGTTACCACAGCAAGGTTCAAGGTCTTGAAAGTCTCCTTTCTGGAGCCCATGGTCGTGTGAGATCCTGATGGAAGTGACAGTGTTTCCACTCTTTCCTGAGGAGGTTGAGATGTATGTTGAAGGGGTTTCAGGAAGAGATTCCTGAAAAGCTTGCCACATCAAAAGGAAAGTGGCTCTCGAGTGAAGTGTGCTGAGAAAGGCTGTAATCCTACCACTTTCAGAACTTGTGCAGGATGTATGTTTTATGTTCCTCATCCCTTATTTACCTAGGGATTACTAGAAGGAGACGGGGTAGGCATGACATCTTTAAGATACCTGATACCTACACAAAACAGAGTGTTTTTCTTATCCTACCTCTGGTAGCTTTGTCAGGCCTGCTCTCAGAACTCCAGGCCTGACTGACCTTTGGGGTTTGTGCTGTGTGCAATTAGCAGGCTCCTTTCAACCTGTCACTTGATCTGAAACTAGGCCAAGGGAAAATTCCATGAGCTTAGCattaagtagaaataaaattacaCCTAAGATCTTAAAAGAACTCCCAACCCAAAAGAGGATAGGAAGGTGCCTGAACTCTTCCTGTGATGAGGCTTCAATGAATGGATGGCAGTTGCCACGTTGTTCATTCTTATTCCAGTCATTAGTAAT
The DNA window shown above is from Cricetulus griseus strain 17A/GY chromosome 3, alternate assembly CriGri-PICRH-1.0, whole genome shotgun sequence and carries:
- the Arrdc4 gene encoding arrestin domain-containing protein 4, which produces MGGDAGADGPRGRIKSLGLVFEDESKGCYSSGETVAGHVLLEAAEPVALCGLRLEAQGRATSAWGSSTGARVCIGGTAPAASSEVEYLNLSLNLLEAPAGEGITLLQPGKHEFPFRFRLPSEPLATSFTGKYGSIQYCVRAVLERPQVPDQSVRRELQVVSHVDVNTPPLLTPMLKTQEKMVGCWLFTSGPVSLSVKIERKGYCNGEAIPIYAEIENCSSRLVVPKAAIYQTQTYLASGKTKTVRHMVANVRGNHIGSGSTDTWNGKMLKIPPVTPSILDCCIIRVDYSLAVYIHIPGAKKLMLELPLVIGTIPYSGFGRRNSSVASQFSMDMSWLALALPEQPEAPPNYADVVSEEEFSRHTPPYPQPPDCEGEACYSMFACIQEFRFQPPPLYSEVDPHPGDAEEAQPVSFML